One window of the Archangium primigenium genome contains the following:
- a CDS encoding WD40 repeat domain-containing protein, producing MLSRIRGRGPWLALVLPLLSACNLLSEPEPPPEPTTVPKFESFGLTQRSYQVRPYTCGRATLRMIADRKIEPDDIVWSVDAKLVDLEHVSHSSGNASLDTYETFSLVDLCAREKHGKLKIRAGLKSLPDYFAEGEIEIGLPASGQANPVPPQLVLGHHHSAPTRIFWSKDSASFFVASKDRTLTKWNGSTLALEGGWVTMGDDASLLDDGRVFVPISNFRSAILDLSTTRYTTWFDGIGQGALFEAPVLKPVGSAQTRSISANGGRLAAWLWSDSQNSEVCGIQTLDLKTNTRLLVDAFAPAGRARELNFNGGSVASETPTLRPEWYTEISPKGRYVAFGPGGCSVGNSVYDFQEDRFAVCGTTTLTSKLHRAGFSEDESTLVVGQAPDTRHIEIYKMPDCRRLGNGRFDNTITLGWGLSPDGNTLAVVGYNGGPRLLLYNVAEGSPLWKPKDYFGANFTEGDVTRDFLLDFEQGGSDGYDPGFYRLAFSPDGKRIAVASVNGRLARVDLEKSDGDIRYDDQPMDSRHPYETRLAPGGRYLWIKSVGTSADIHRGLYDLQERRMVVGYDANTQALVTMEHEAFVVRRGTRLFRVPYANPSQETEVFDVALTSAEDVSISPSGRYQCVVSATQACRKDLQGGGEQCVRFEQASGGALKSAESAAMLNDSDCLLGEASASRLWRWPTSTQTISLQTHLVSTGSNQVIRFERLSGRSLLVVTRRLFVWNLP from the coding sequence ATGCTTTCGCGAATCCGCGGGCGCGGCCCATGGCTGGCGCTCGTGCTGCCATTGTTGTCGGCCTGCAATCTCTTGTCGGAGCCCGAGCCTCCGCCGGAACCGACGACCGTCCCGAAATTCGAGTCGTTTGGACTGACGCAGCGGTCGTATCAGGTGCGTCCGTACACCTGCGGCCGCGCCACGCTTCGGATGATCGCGGACCGGAAGATCGAGCCGGACGACATCGTCTGGTCGGTCGACGCGAAGCTGGTCGATCTCGAGCACGTGAGCCACTCCAGCGGGAACGCGTCGTTGGACACGTACGAGACCTTCTCGCTGGTCGACCTCTGCGCGCGTGAGAAGCACGGCAAGCTGAAGATCCGCGCGGGGCTCAAGAGCCTGCCGGACTACTTCGCCGAGGGGGAAATCGAGATCGGCTTGCCGGCCTCGGGCCAGGCGAACCCCGTGCCCCCGCAGCTCGTGCTCGGGCATCACCACAGTGCACCGACCCGGATCTTCTGGTCCAAGGACAGTGCGTCCTTCTTCGTGGCGTCCAAGGATCGAACGCTCACGAAGTGGAATGGCTCCACGCTGGCGCTCGAGGGCGGCTGGGTGACGATGGGCGACGACGCGAGCCTCCTCGACGACGGCCGCGTCTTCGTGCCCATCTCCAACTTCCGGTCCGCCATCCTCGATCTCTCGACGACGCGCTACACGACCTGGTTCGATGGGATCGGACAAGGCGCGCTCTTCGAGGCGCCGGTGCTCAAGCCTGTCGGCTCGGCCCAGACCCGGTCCATCAGCGCCAATGGCGGACGACTCGCGGCCTGGCTCTGGAGTGACTCGCAAAACTCGGAGGTCTGCGGCATCCAGACCCTGGATCTCAAGACGAACACGCGTCTGCTCGTGGATGCGTTCGCCCCCGCGGGCCGGGCCCGGGAACTGAACTTCAACGGTGGCTCCGTCGCGTCGGAAACGCCCACCCTGCGTCCCGAGTGGTACACCGAGATCTCCCCGAAGGGGCGCTATGTCGCCTTTGGACCGGGCGGCTGCAGCGTGGGCAACTCCGTCTACGACTTCCAGGAGGACCGCTTCGCCGTCTGTGGCACCACGACCCTCACCTCGAAGCTCCACCGCGCGGGGTTCTCCGAGGATGAGAGCACCCTGGTCGTCGGCCAGGCGCCCGACACCCGGCACATCGAGATCTACAAGATGCCGGACTGCCGGAGGCTCGGCAACGGCCGGTTCGACAATACGATCACCCTGGGCTGGGGGCTCTCGCCGGATGGCAACACGCTCGCGGTCGTGGGCTACAACGGTGGGCCGAGGCTGTTGCTGTACAACGTCGCGGAAGGCTCGCCACTCTGGAAGCCCAAGGACTACTTCGGGGCCAACTTCACCGAGGGGGATGTCACACGCGACTTCCTCCTCGACTTCGAGCAGGGGGGCAGCGATGGCTACGACCCCGGCTTCTACCGGCTCGCGTTCTCGCCGGATGGCAAGCGCATCGCGGTCGCCTCCGTCAACGGACGGCTGGCGCGGGTGGACCTGGAGAAGTCCGACGGAGACATCCGCTACGACGATCAGCCAATGGATTCCCGGCACCCCTACGAGACACGGCTCGCGCCGGGGGGCCGTTATCTCTGGATCAAGTCGGTGGGAACGAGCGCGGACATCCATCGGGGCCTCTATGACTTGCAGGAGCGCCGGATGGTCGTGGGGTACGACGCGAACACCCAGGCCCTCGTGACGATGGAGCATGAGGCCTTCGTCGTGCGTCGCGGGACCCGCCTCTTCCGCGTGCCGTATGCGAATCCCTCGCAAGAGACCGAGGTCTTCGACGTGGCGCTGACGTCGGCCGAGGACGTGTCGATCTCCCCGAGCGGCCGCTACCAATGTGTCGTCTCGGCGACCCAGGCCTGCCGCAAGGATCTCCAGGGCGGCGGCGAGCAGTGCGTGCGGTTCGAGCAAGCGAGCGGTGGGGCGTTGAAGTCGGCCGAGAGCGCCGCGATGCTCAATGACAGTGATTGCCTGCTGGGCGAGGCGTCCGCCAGCAGACTCTGGCGCTGGCCCACGTCGACGCAAACCATTTCCCTGCAAACCCATCTCGTCAGCACCGGCTCCAACCAGGTCATCCGCTTCGAGCGGCTCAGCGGGCGGAGCCTGCTCGTGGTGACGCGTCGGCTCTTCGTCTGGAACCTGCCATGA
- a CDS encoding nuclear transport factor 2 family protein, protein MSGDALAGWHAYVAARTPAALDAVLADEVVFHSPAVHTPQKGKALTAKYLTAAMQVLGGEDFRYTGEWRAEGSAVLEFRTRVDGLEVHGIDMITWDGTGRITEFTVMLRPLKALNAVVARMAAALTA, encoded by the coding sequence ATGAGCGGTGATGCCCTCGCGGGATGGCACGCCTATGTGGCGGCGCGGACCCCCGCGGCGCTCGATGCGGTGCTCGCCGACGAAGTGGTGTTCCATTCGCCCGCGGTGCACACGCCCCAGAAGGGCAAGGCCCTCACCGCGAAGTACCTGACCGCGGCGATGCAGGTGCTCGGCGGCGAGGACTTCCGCTACACGGGCGAGTGGCGCGCGGAGGGCTCGGCGGTGCTCGAGTTCCGCACCCGGGTCGACGGGCTGGAGGTCCACGGCATCGACATGATCACCTGGGATGGCACCGGGCGCATCACGGAGTTCACGGTGATGCTCCGGCCGCTCAAGGCGCTCAACGCCGTGGTGGCCCGGATGGCGGCGGCCCTGACCGCGTAG
- a CDS encoding 16S rRNA (uracil(1498)-N(3))-methyltransferase: MNLLLLQDADFLPDGTVQMTGRRAQHAREVLRAEPGETLRVGQVGGLVGTGEVLENTPGLLRLRVTLTEPPPPRPGVDLVLAIPRPKALKRVLPAAAQLGVDRVVLVNAARVEKSYFDSKVLDAAFIEELLLQGLEQARDTRLPEVLVRERFRPFVEDELDALFGPQALRLLPHPPAHQPLTRVGVQEAPRVVLAVGPDGGWVPFEADLLARHGFHPFSLGPRILRVETAVPVLLGQVALLREDSARGG; this comes from the coding sequence GTGAACCTCCTGCTCCTCCAAGACGCGGACTTCCTGCCCGACGGCACCGTCCAGATGACGGGCCGTCGGGCCCAGCATGCCCGCGAGGTGCTGCGCGCCGAGCCCGGGGAGACGCTTCGGGTGGGCCAGGTGGGTGGCCTCGTGGGCACGGGTGAGGTGCTGGAGAACACGCCCGGCCTGCTGCGCCTGCGTGTCACCCTCACCGAGCCGCCGCCCCCGCGCCCCGGCGTGGACCTGGTGCTCGCCATCCCCCGCCCCAAGGCGCTCAAGCGTGTCCTGCCCGCCGCCGCCCAGCTCGGCGTGGACCGGGTGGTGCTCGTCAACGCCGCCCGCGTGGAGAAGAGCTACTTCGACTCCAAGGTGCTCGACGCCGCCTTCATCGAGGAGTTGCTCCTCCAAGGGCTCGAGCAGGCGCGCGACACCCGGCTGCCCGAGGTGCTCGTTCGCGAGCGCTTCCGGCCCTTCGTGGAGGACGAGCTCGACGCCCTGTTCGGCCCCCAGGCCCTGCGGCTGCTCCCCCACCCGCCGGCACACCAGCCCCTCACCCGGGTGGGCGTCCAGGAGGCACCGCGCGTGGTGCTCGCGGTGGGGCCCGACGGGGGCTGGGTGCCCTTCGAGGCGGACCTCCTCGCGCGTCACGGCTTCCACCCCTTCTCCCTGGGCCCGCGCATCCTCCGGGTGGAGACGGCGGTGCCCGTCCTGCTGGGGCAGGTGGCCCTGTTGAGGGAGGACAGCGCCCGGGGCG